A section of the Roseomonas marmotae genome encodes:
- a CDS encoding type II secretion system protein GspK, whose amino-acid sequence MRRPLSVSRRGSALVFALWIALLIGVLGTVALRLAAHGAGAAQIEADLAQARSAAESGVWFAAHRMATLDPGLRPPQASFRLELGGSQVAVQATDEDGRLDINAAPEPLLTAMFRVAGVAEQDAAALAARVVEWRDPNTGLRIRQVGSMNDSQNRARFRTAGDIGSVPGVGMALAERLRDGMTVHTGNPWPARLSAPPLTQTILAQFMQDQGLAPLRQDGFRTPAPAQSGAGRRMILRITAHARRGMVDAYVTAVIHATAWKGMPGRVLEWDAASRPSQ is encoded by the coding sequence ATGCGACGCCCCCTCTCCGTTAGTCGCAGAGGGTCGGCGCTCGTCTTCGCGCTCTGGATCGCGCTGCTGATCGGCGTGCTGGGAACGGTCGCTTTGCGGCTGGCCGCCCATGGCGCGGGCGCGGCGCAGATCGAGGCCGATCTGGCACAGGCCCGCAGCGCGGCCGAAAGCGGCGTCTGGTTCGCCGCGCATCGAATGGCGACGCTCGACCCTGGCCTGCGCCCGCCGCAGGCCAGCTTCCGCCTGGAACTTGGCGGTAGCCAGGTTGCAGTCCAGGCCACGGACGAGGATGGCCGCCTGGATATCAATGCGGCGCCGGAGCCTCTTCTGACCGCCATGTTCCGTGTCGCCGGCGTGGCGGAGCAGGATGCGGCGGCGCTGGCGGCAAGGGTGGTGGAGTGGCGCGACCCGAATACCGGGCTTCGTATCCGCCAAGTCGGTTCCATGAATGATTCGCAGAACCGCGCCCGCTTCCGCACCGCCGGCGATATCGGTTCCGTCCCGGGCGTAGGCATGGCGCTGGCGGAACGGTTGCGGGACGGCATGACCGTGCATACCGGCAACCCCTGGCCCGCCCGCCTCTCGGCGCCGCCTCTGACCCAGACCATCCTGGCGCAGTTCATGCAGGATCAGGGGCTGGCGCCTTTGCGGCAGGACGGCTTCCGCACCCCTGCCCCGGCACAATCCGGCGCAGGGCGGCGCATGATCCTGCGGATCACGGCCCATGCGCGCCGAGGCATGGTGGACGCCTATGTGACGGCCGTCATCCACGCCACCGCCTGGAAGGGCATGCCCGGCCGCGTACTGGAATGGGATGCCGCATCCCGCCCATCACAATAG
- a CDS encoding SDR family oxidoreductase: MDLDIAGLRVLVTAGAAGIGRGIVEAFHAEGARVFTCDLDAAGLKTLPPEVGHRVADVADRAQVGALFEDAVAHLGGLDVLVNNAGIAGPTGKVEEIAPEDWDRCLEVCLTSQFNCARLAVPHLRASGNPSIVNLSSAAGKFGFALRSPYSAAKWGVIGFTKSLAIELGDAGIRVNAILPGLVAGDRQRRVLEAKAQQRGLSFAEVESAAFSYTSIKDYVTPQQLADQILFLCSPRGRTISGQAISIDGDMRMLA; the protein is encoded by the coding sequence ATGGATCTGGATATTGCGGGACTTCGTGTCCTGGTCACCGCCGGCGCCGCGGGCATCGGCCGTGGCATTGTCGAGGCCTTCCATGCAGAGGGCGCGCGGGTCTTCACCTGCGACCTGGACGCCGCCGGACTGAAGACGTTGCCACCGGAAGTGGGCCACCGCGTGGCGGATGTGGCCGACCGCGCCCAGGTAGGTGCGCTGTTCGAGGATGCGGTCGCGCATCTCGGCGGTCTGGACGTGTTGGTGAACAATGCCGGCATCGCCGGCCCGACCGGCAAGGTGGAGGAGATCGCGCCCGAGGACTGGGACCGCTGCCTGGAGGTCTGCCTGACCAGCCAGTTCAACTGCGCCCGGCTGGCGGTGCCGCATCTGCGCGCCAGCGGCAATCCCTCGATCGTCAATCTTTCTTCTGCCGCCGGGAAATTCGGCTTCGCGCTGCGCAGCCCCTATTCCGCCGCCAAATGGGGCGTGATCGGCTTTACCAAGTCCCTGGCGATCGAGCTGGGCGACGCCGGCATCCGCGTCAACGCCATCCTGCCGGGGCTGGTGGCCGGCGACCGGCAGCGGCGGGTGCTGGAAGCCAAGGCGCAGCAGCGCGGCCTTTCCTTCGCCGAGGTGGAAAGTGCTGCCTTCTCCTATACCTCCATCAAGGATTACGTGACGCCGCAGCAACTGGCGGATCAGATCCTGTTCCTCTGCAGCCCGCGTGGCCGCACCATCTCCGGCCAGGCCATCTCCATCGATGGCGACATGCGGATGCTGGCCTGA
- a CDS encoding GntR family transcriptional regulator: MNPAVADLAPLERRTLGDSIYGHLSGLLTSGRLAPGERLSLRDSAAALGVSVMPVREAVSRLVADGALEVAPNRAVRVPVMTTEGFRELADTRMAIEGLAAARAARCRTPRQMAAIRRAEAAFRALIDQDSPDPGLSVALNRDLHFSIYDACGLPTLRNVIVGLWLKAGPVINLDLRAGPDRLKLGHARRCHAEALAAIIAGDAAAAEAAIAGDIDEAARFIIARGVLPASA, encoded by the coding sequence ATGAACCCCGCCGTTGCCGATCTCGCACCGCTGGAACGCCGCACGCTCGGCGACAGCATCTACGGCCATCTCTCAGGCCTGCTGACCTCAGGCCGCCTGGCGCCGGGTGAGCGACTTTCGCTGCGGGACAGCGCCGCCGCGCTCGGCGTCTCCGTGATGCCCGTGCGGGAGGCGGTCAGCCGGCTGGTGGCGGATGGCGCGCTGGAAGTGGCGCCGAACCGCGCTGTGCGTGTACCGGTGATGACGACGGAGGGCTTCCGTGAGCTGGCGGATACGCGCATGGCGATCGAAGGGCTGGCCGCCGCGCGCGCGGCGCGCTGCCGCACGCCGCGGCAGATGGCCGCGATCCGTCGGGCTGAGGCCGCCTTCCGCGCGCTGATCGATCAGGACAGTCCCGATCCCGGCCTTTCGGTAGCGCTGAACCGCGACCTGCATTTTTCCATCTACGACGCCTGCGGCCTGCCGACCCTTCGCAACGTGATCGTCGGCCTCTGGCTGAAGGCCGGGCCTGTGATCAACCTGGATCTGCGCGCCGGCCCCGACCGGTTGAAGCTGGGCCATGCCCGCCGCTGCCATGCGGAGGCGCTAGCGGCGATCATCGCCGGTGACGCGGCGGCGGCCGAGGCGGCGATCGCCGGGGATATCGATGAGGCGGCGCGGTTCATCATCGCCCGCGGCGTGCTGCCTGCCTCGGCGTGA
- a CDS encoding branched-chain amino acid ABC transporter permease → MELVFILEQVLNGLLIGANYLLIALGLSLIFSLGGVVNLAHGAFYAIGAYLTVALSPTIGFGGAMIASPVAVALLGLVIERFLLSRFYRGDPILSLLLTFGLAMVAEQTLRMTFGAAPVPFSIPLWLRGQVFVGDFIYSKYRLLILLVAVLCVGGLWLLLKRTAFGRVVRAGVQNPDMVAALGISLKPYMTAVVMIAVGLAALAGTMMAPVTGVTPTMGAEILTFAFVVVVIGGLGSFWGVVLAALIVGVVRGLAAYAFPPATEAAVYLLMVLVLLLRPRGLFGERIQRFE, encoded by the coding sequence TTGGAACTCGTCTTCATCCTGGAGCAGGTGCTGAACGGCCTGCTCATCGGGGCCAATTACCTGCTCATCGCGCTGGGTCTGTCGCTGATCTTCAGCCTGGGCGGCGTGGTCAATCTGGCGCATGGGGCCTTCTACGCCATCGGCGCCTATCTCACCGTCGCACTCTCCCCCACCATCGGCTTCGGTGGCGCGATGATCGCCTCGCCGGTCGCGGTGGCGCTGCTGGGCCTGGTGATCGAGCGCTTCCTGCTCAGCCGCTTCTATCGCGGTGACCCCATCCTCAGCCTGCTGCTGACCTTCGGCCTGGCGATGGTGGCGGAACAGACGCTGCGGATGACCTTCGGCGCCGCGCCGGTGCCTTTCTCCATCCCGCTCTGGCTGCGCGGGCAGGTCTTCGTGGGCGACTTCATCTATTCCAAATACCGGCTGCTGATCCTGCTGGTAGCCGTGCTCTGCGTCGGCGGGCTCTGGCTGCTGCTGAAGCGCACGGCCTTCGGCCGCGTGGTGCGCGCCGGCGTGCAGAACCCGGACATGGTGGCCGCGCTCGGCATCTCGCTGAAGCCCTATATGACGGCCGTGGTGATGATCGCCGTGGGCCTCGCCGCGCTGGCCGGCACCATGATGGCACCCGTCACTGGCGTCACCCCCACCATGGGGGCGGAGATCCTGACCTTCGCCTTCGTCGTCGTCGTCATCGGCGGGCTCGGCTCCTTCTGGGGCGTGGTGCTGGCGGCGCTGATCGTGGGCGTGGTGCGCGGCCTGGCCGCCTATGCCTTTCCCCCGGCCACCGAGGCCGCCGTCTATCTGCTGATGGTGCTCGTCCTGCTGCTGCGTCCGCGCGGCCTGTTCGGCGAACGCATCCAGCGCTTCGAATAG
- a CDS encoding 3-hydroxyacyl-CoA dehydrogenase: MSETVAIIGSGLIGRAWAMIFARAGWDVRLWDPAEGVAQAAVGLCAQGLRDLEAHGLCQDPAGAAARISASATLEEAAAGADFVQENGPETLEVKRDLFARLDRAAPPKAIIASSSSAIRCSLFTQDLPGRARCLIGHPVNPPHLIPLVELSGAEWTAPEILTRARGIYEAIGQVPITVLKEIEGFILNRLQGALLAEAFRLTSEGYVTPGDLDLTMSDGLGLRWSFLGPFGTIEMNAPGGIPDYCARYTGFYRRLAADPPSPEVYGEEAVSTIMAQWRAATDLPAKMRWRDRRLAALWAHKASAEKEG; this comes from the coding sequence GTGAGCGAAACTGTCGCCATCATCGGTAGCGGCCTGATCGGCCGCGCCTGGGCCATGATCTTCGCCAGAGCCGGATGGGATGTCCGGCTCTGGGACCCGGCGGAGGGCGTGGCGCAGGCGGCGGTCGGCCTCTGCGCCCAGGGGCTGCGGGACCTGGAGGCCCACGGGCTCTGCCAGGACCCCGCCGGCGCCGCCGCCCGCATCTCGGCCTCCGCGACGCTGGAGGAAGCGGCGGCCGGGGCCGATTTCGTGCAGGAGAACGGGCCGGAGACGCTGGAGGTCAAGCGCGACCTCTTCGCCCGGCTGGACCGGGCGGCGCCGCCTAAGGCGATCATCGCCTCCTCCTCCTCCGCCATCCGCTGCTCCCTCTTCACCCAGGATCTGCCGGGGCGGGCGCGCTGCCTGATCGGCCATCCCGTCAACCCGCCGCACCTCATCCCGCTGGTCGAGCTGAGTGGCGCGGAATGGACGGCGCCCGAGATCCTCACCCGCGCGCGCGGCATCTATGAGGCCATCGGCCAGGTGCCCATCACCGTGCTGAAGGAGATCGAGGGTTTCATCCTCAACCGCCTCCAGGGCGCCCTGCTGGCGGAGGCCTTCCGGCTGACATCGGAAGGCTACGTGACCCCCGGCGACCTCGACCTCACGATGTCCGACGGGCTGGGCCTGCGCTGGAGCTTCCTCGGCCCCTTCGGCACCATCGAGATGAACGCCCCCGGCGGTATCCCCGATTACTGCGCGCGCTACACGGGCTTCTATCGCCGTCTGGCGGCCGACCCGCCATCGCCCGAGGTCTATGGCGAGGAAGCCGTCTCCACCATCATGGCGCAATGGCGCGCCGCGACAGATCTGCCGGCGAAGATGCGCTGGCGTGACCGCCGCCTGGCGGCATTGTGGGCGCATAAGGCGTCCGCCGAGAAGGAAGGCTGA
- a CDS encoding ABC transporter substrate-binding protein: MIKKLNTTRRALLAGGAALLAAPSISYGQSDVLRIGHLTPRTGFLGPLGEFAVQAAQLAMEEINASGGIAGRKVEIMFEDSVNPQTASAKAERYTQRDKVACIVGEINSASALAIGQVVQREKVLFINTGANSDALRGSDCRRYMFHTESQNSMMVKTAGRAILDQGLVKGKKYYALTADYAFGHDLLKVAKKYLGEHGATVAGEDLVPTELTDFSPFLLKIRQARPDIVIGNLAGAQVTNFLKQYSEFGLRFPVAGFGFDIALAWGAGPGNFLGTWPVVWHHMLEAPSAKKFTEAFRGKFGRPPENQGWSDYTAVKVIGQAMNELKSVDPTKVVEHLEKGAKFDISKSREGYFRARDHQLMMEMYAITALPPGQAKNQYDIFSSSAPIPAPGEDLELVASTPEENSCTFPS; this comes from the coding sequence ATGATCAAGAAACTGAACACGACCCGTCGTGCGCTGCTCGCTGGCGGCGCCGCGCTGCTGGCCGCGCCCTCCATCTCCTACGGCCAGTCCGATGTACTGCGGATCGGCCACCTGACGCCGCGCACCGGCTTCCTCGGCCCCTTGGGCGAATTCGCCGTGCAGGCGGCGCAGCTGGCGATGGAGGAGATCAATGCCTCCGGCGGCATCGCCGGCCGCAAGGTGGAGATCATGTTCGAGGACAGCGTGAATCCGCAGACCGCCTCGGCCAAGGCCGAGCGCTATACGCAGCGCGACAAGGTCGCCTGCATCGTCGGTGAGATCAATTCTGCCTCGGCGCTCGCCATCGGCCAGGTGGTGCAGCGGGAGAAGGTGCTGTTCATCAATACCGGCGCCAATTCCGACGCGCTGCGCGGCTCCGACTGCCGCCGCTACATGTTCCATACCGAGTCGCAGAACTCGATGATGGTGAAGACCGCCGGCCGCGCCATCCTCGACCAGGGGCTGGTGAAGGGGAAGAAATACTACGCCCTGACCGCCGACTATGCCTTCGGCCACGACCTGCTGAAGGTCGCCAAGAAGTATCTGGGCGAGCATGGCGCGACGGTGGCCGGCGAGGACCTGGTGCCGACCGAGCTGACCGATTTCTCGCCCTTCCTGCTGAAGATCCGCCAGGCGCGGCCGGATATCGTCATCGGCAACCTGGCCGGCGCGCAGGTGACGAACTTCCTCAAGCAGTACAGTGAATTCGGCCTGCGCTTCCCGGTGGCGGGCTTCGGCTTCGACATCGCCCTGGCCTGGGGCGCCGGCCCCGGCAACTTCCTCGGCACCTGGCCGGTGGTCTGGCACCACATGCTGGAGGCGCCCTCCGCCAAGAAGTTCACCGAGGCCTTCCGCGGTAAGTTCGGCCGCCCGCCGGAGAACCAGGGCTGGAGCGACTACACGGCCGTGAAGGTCATCGGTCAGGCCATGAACGAATTGAAGAGCGTTGACCCCACCAAGGTGGTCGAGCATCTGGAGAAGGGCGCGAAATTCGATATCTCGAAGTCGCGCGAAGGCTACTTCCGGGCACGCGACCACCAGCTGATGATGGAGATGTACGCCATCACCGCACTGCCGCCCGGCCAGGCCAAGAACCAGTACGACATCTTCAGCTCGTCCGCCCCCATCCCCGCCCCGGGAGAGGATCTGGAGCTGGTCGCCTCCACGCCTGAGGAGAACAGCTGCACCTTCCCGAGCTGA
- a CDS encoding branched-chain amino acid ABC transporter ATP-binding protein/permease produces the protein MTRDSLTHELRPLLIGLAALVVLPFALDALGLTMTTATDVVVFAVAVMGLNILVGWTGLVSFGHGAWFGIGAYAAALLQRHYLPGDMVLPAIGALIIVAAFSAVAGALILRRRGVYFSLLTLAFTAMLFSIAFRWTSLTGGEDGLGNVTRWESLQNSNNYYMVVCAVALVVLWALWRLRRSPVGTVLVAIRENEGRTGFLGYDSNRYKLLAFTISATITGLAGVLSVFNHRFASADPINIAFSGELLAMVVIGGMRSFMGPALGALFYILFREFLSMYTANWLLIFGLLFVGFIVFSPDGLVGIGRRVLGLVRPKPPAEGAAMAARKAGASGRIPARFIREGSARGPVLVAEDMKKSFGSVRAVRGVSFAVEDKRLHALIGPNGAGKTTAFNLLSGMFPLDEGHVMLDGQRVDGMAPHAITRAGLGRSFQITNLFPGLSVEENIRLAVQARHPARFSLLRDARGFDDLNADTTELLRWTGMAGVEQAEAGSLSYGGQRLLDMGLALATRPRILLLDEPLAGLAAAERERVGDLIKTLSADIPVLLVEHDIDRVFRMADRVTVMADGEVLVDGSVADARDDARVQAVYLGSGSHALAEKPRPSAAREAPLLELEKVNTFYGKSHILSDITLTVRQNEVVALLGRNGAGKSTLLKTLIGTARPASGSIRLAGDEIAGLAPDKVARRGVGFVPQGRALFAGMTVGENLGLGRLKRLTGAGTHWEEERVLEFFPRLRERWNVAADRLSGGEQQMVAVARALSGDTRLLLLDEPFEGLSPAVTEELFETFDKLRQEVSIIIVDHHLDLALAISDRTVALERGTVQWMGESRLLREDEELRRKVLWL, from the coding sequence ATGACGCGTGACTCCCTGACGCATGAACTGCGCCCGCTGCTGATCGGGCTGGCGGCCCTGGTGGTGCTGCCCTTCGCGCTGGACGCGCTGGGCCTGACCATGACCACCGCCACCGATGTGGTGGTCTTCGCCGTGGCGGTGATGGGGCTGAACATCCTGGTGGGCTGGACCGGCCTTGTCTCCTTCGGCCATGGCGCCTGGTTCGGCATCGGTGCCTATGCCGCGGCGCTGCTGCAACGCCACTACCTGCCCGGCGACATGGTGCTGCCCGCCATTGGCGCGCTGATCATCGTCGCCGCCTTCTCCGCCGTCGCGGGCGCGCTGATCCTGCGCCGGCGCGGGGTCTATTTCTCGCTGCTGACCCTGGCCTTCACGGCCATGCTCTTCTCCATCGCCTTCCGCTGGACAAGCCTGACGGGCGGCGAGGATGGCCTGGGCAATGTCACGCGCTGGGAATCCCTGCAGAACTCCAATAACTACTACATGGTGGTCTGCGCGGTGGCGCTGGTGGTGCTCTGGGCGCTCTGGCGCCTGCGCCGCTCCCCCGTCGGCACCGTGCTGGTGGCGATCCGGGAGAATGAGGGCCGCACCGGCTTCCTGGGCTATGACAGCAACCGCTACAAGCTGCTGGCCTTCACCATCTCCGCCACCATTACCGGCCTGGCGGGCGTGCTGAGCGTCTTCAACCACCGCTTCGCCTCGGCCGACCCGATCAATATCGCCTTCTCCGGCGAGCTGCTGGCCATGGTCGTCATCGGCGGCATGCGCAGCTTCATGGGCCCGGCGCTGGGCGCGCTCTTCTACATCCTCTTCCGCGAATTCCTCTCGATGTACACAGCCAACTGGCTGCTGATCTTCGGGTTGCTCTTCGTCGGCTTCATCGTCTTCTCGCCGGATGGACTGGTGGGCATCGGCCGGCGCGTGCTGGGCCTGGTGCGGCCCAAGCCGCCGGCCGAGGGCGCCGCCATGGCCGCCCGCAAGGCCGGGGCCAGCGGCCGCATCCCCGCCCGCTTCATCCGTGAGGGCAGCGCCAGGGGCCCCGTCCTGGTCGCCGAGGACATGAAGAAATCCTTCGGCAGCGTGCGGGCGGTGCGCGGCGTCTCCTTCGCCGTGGAGGACAAGCGCCTGCATGCGCTGATCGGCCCCAACGGCGCCGGCAAGACCACGGCCTTCAACCTGCTCTCCGGCATGTTCCCGCTGGATGAGGGCCATGTGATGCTGGACGGACAGCGGGTGGACGGCATGGCGCCGCATGCCATCACCCGTGCCGGGCTGGGGCGCTCCTTCCAGATCACCAATCTCTTCCCCGGCCTTTCGGTGGAGGAGAATATCCGGCTGGCCGTGCAGGCCCGGCATCCCGCGCGCTTCAGCCTCCTGCGCGATGCCCGCGGCTTCGATGACCTGAATGCCGACACGACCGAACTGCTGCGCTGGACCGGCATGGCCGGCGTCGAGCAGGCCGAGGCCGGCAGCCTGTCCTATGGCGGGCAGCGGCTGCTGGACATGGGCCTGGCGCTGGCCACACGCCCGCGCATCCTGCTGCTGGACGAGCCGCTCGCCGGCCTCGCCGCCGCCGAGCGCGAGCGGGTGGGCGACCTGATCAAAACGCTCTCCGCCGATATCCCGGTGCTGCTGGTGGAGCACGACATCGACCGCGTCTTCCGCATGGCCGACCGCGTGACGGTCATGGCGGATGGCGAGGTGCTGGTGGATGGCAGCGTGGCCGATGCGCGCGACGACGCGCGGGTGCAGGCCGTCTATCTCGGCTCCGGCTCCCATGCCCTGGCCGAGAAGCCGCGCCCCAGCGCGGCGCGGGAAGCGCCGCTGCTGGAGCTGGAGAAGGTGAACACCTTCTACGGCAAGTCCCACATCCTCAGCGACATCACGCTGACCGTGCGGCAGAACGAGGTGGTGGCGCTGCTCGGCCGCAACGGCGCCGGCAAATCCACCCTGCTGAAGACGCTGATCGGCACGGCCCGTCCGGCCTCCGGCAGCATCAGGCTGGCGGGGGACGAGATCGCCGGCCTTGCGCCGGACAAGGTGGCGCGTCGTGGCGTCGGCTTCGTGCCGCAGGGCCGCGCGCTCTTCGCCGGCATGACGGTGGGCGAGAATCTGGGCCTCGGCCGCCTGAAGCGCCTGACCGGCGCCGGCACGCATTGGGAAGAGGAGCGCGTGCTGGAATTCTTCCCCCGGCTGCGCGAACGCTGGAACGTGGCGGCGGACCGCCTCTCCGGCGGCGAGCAGCAGATGGTGGCCGTGGCGCGCGCCCTCTCCGGCGATACCCGGCTGCTGCTGCTGGACGAGCCTTTCGAGGGCCTCTCCCCCGCCGTGACCGAGGAACTCTTCGAGACCTTCGACAAGCTGCGGCAGGAGGTATCGATCATCATCGTGGACCATCACCTCGACCTGGCGCTGGCCATCTCCGACCGCACCGTGGCGCTGGAGCGCGGCACGGTGCAGTGGATGGGCGAGTCCCGGCTGCTGCGTGAGGATGAAGAACTTCGCAGGAAGGTGCTGTGGCTGTGA
- a CDS encoding PEP-CTERM sorting domain-containing protein encodes MHWKASALLAGILISSTAPLSSTQAALALTSCPASWVVNGAALVYDGPAKPGVITAASACQTLTSTNATELKANIPRINSTAFFGFDDWETNTQMMLTNDNSTGVDGTWRIRSPEFGLFDYVMVFKSKADNALTAFLMNEMFENGRWNSPFFDNHGRPDDVEHLTIARRPSGPYEVPEPMSLALFGAGLAGLVAMRRRRRHPAD; translated from the coding sequence ATGCATTGGAAAGCATCAGCTCTGCTCGCTGGAATTCTGATCAGCAGCACAGCCCCATTATCATCAACACAGGCCGCCCTGGCCCTGACATCCTGCCCGGCCAGCTGGGTCGTCAATGGAGCGGCTCTGGTCTATGACGGTCCGGCCAAGCCCGGCGTGATCACCGCCGCCAGCGCCTGCCAGACCCTGACCTCCACCAACGCCACGGAACTGAAGGCGAATATCCCCCGCATCAATTCCACCGCCTTCTTCGGCTTCGATGACTGGGAGACCAATACCCAGATGATGCTGACGAACGACAATTCCACGGGCGTTGACGGCACATGGAGGATCAGGAGCCCCGAATTCGGCCTGTTCGACTACGTCATGGTGTTCAAGTCAAAGGCAGACAATGCCCTGACAGCCTTCCTGATGAATGAGATGTTCGAGAACGGCCGCTGGAACTCGCCGTTCTTCGACAACCACGGCAGGCCTGACGATGTCGAGCACCTGACCATCGCCCGGCGCCCAAGCGGGCCGTATGAGGTGCCTGAGCCCATGAGCCTCGCGCTCTTCGGCGCGGGGCTGGCCGGCCTGGTAGCGATGCGGCGGCGCAGGCGGCATCCGGCGGATTGA
- the gspD gene encoding type II secretion system secretin GspD, with the protein MKKLILTLATTLALGACKEPELRGGTAFDDAMRRLQQAGQRPPAYQSAATGATMTAATAAGPTFARPTVIDSGTQPRGPAQLTAPSGAVSSGTGTVTLNFVDAGLAQAVQAVLGDLLRLDYTIDPRVTGSITLQTQRPVPEAAALSLLEAALEANGAALLRGPTGYRVVPLEAALQSGPPVSLGMSGVRAGPGFGIVALPLTHARAADLQRVLQPLAPRGGSITADEARNILLLAGTGPQLATLLETAQSFDVGWIRNQSIALLPLDSAPAATVAQELTALFGGESNGREALRVMPVARMNAVLIMASQPQQLERVRRWVRNLDAAGLGNTPQLFVHHVQYVRATDLATTLRQLLQGGGRGAEGGSLLAPGQPGVQMAAGAISPIMDAPVGGTGSATIQAAQGGGGAGAAGGAGSGGMPAGAPAIPGLSSPFPPEGGGGGAAAGLPVAPIRIVADETQNALIVYASQSDWRLVERAVLVLDRPPSQVAIDAVIAEVTLNQGLEYGLSWFFRSGRFSFNLANNAAGTPAPLFPGFNILYSGGADAGTVLQALASLTDVRVISSPQVMVLSNQTARLRVGDSVPIVTQQATGTEGDDRIVNSVTMRDTGVALDVTPRVNSVGGVLLDVDQDVSDAVQTTTSGIDSPTIQQRRLRTVVSVPSGETVALGGLIREADSETRSGIPFLVNIPVLRELTGVRSRDRRRTELLVLLTPRVVQNTEELRRSTEELRLRMLNMAPREERRAVRHNATPPLR; encoded by the coding sequence GTGAAGAAGCTGATCCTGACACTGGCGACCACCCTGGCACTGGGGGCCTGCAAGGAACCCGAACTGCGGGGTGGCACCGCCTTCGACGATGCCATGCGCCGCCTGCAGCAGGCAGGGCAGCGCCCGCCCGCCTACCAGTCCGCCGCGACCGGCGCCACCATGACAGCCGCGACGGCTGCGGGACCGACCTTCGCCCGGCCGACGGTGATCGACTCCGGCACGCAGCCGCGCGGCCCGGCGCAGCTGACAGCGCCTTCAGGCGCCGTCTCCTCCGGCACCGGGACAGTCACGCTGAACTTCGTGGATGCCGGGCTGGCGCAGGCCGTGCAGGCGGTGCTGGGTGACCTGCTGCGGCTGGACTATACCATCGACCCGCGCGTGACAGGCAGCATCACCTTGCAGACGCAGCGCCCGGTGCCGGAGGCCGCGGCGCTTTCCCTGCTGGAAGCGGCGCTGGAGGCGAATGGCGCCGCGCTGCTGCGTGGCCCCACGGGCTACCGGGTCGTGCCGCTGGAAGCTGCCCTGCAATCCGGCCCACCGGTCAGCCTGGGCATGTCGGGTGTCCGCGCCGGGCCTGGCTTCGGCATCGTGGCGCTGCCCCTCACCCATGCCCGCGCAGCCGACCTGCAACGGGTGCTGCAACCCCTGGCGCCGCGCGGCGGCTCCATCACCGCGGATGAGGCGCGCAACATCCTGCTGCTGGCAGGCACCGGCCCGCAGCTGGCGACGCTGCTGGAAACCGCGCAGAGCTTCGATGTCGGCTGGATCCGGAACCAGTCCATCGCGCTGCTGCCGCTCGATTCCGCGCCCGCCGCGACGGTGGCGCAGGAACTGACCGCCCTTTTCGGCGGCGAGAGCAATGGGCGGGAGGCGCTGCGCGTCATGCCGGTGGCGCGGATGAATGCGGTGCTGATCATGGCATCCCAGCCGCAGCAGCTGGAACGCGTGCGCCGCTGGGTCCGCAACCTGGACGCGGCCGGCCTGGGCAATACGCCGCAGCTTTTCGTCCACCATGTGCAGTATGTGCGCGCGACGGACCTGGCGACGACCTTGCGGCAATTGCTGCAGGGGGGCGGCCGTGGCGCGGAAGGCGGCTCCCTGCTCGCGCCGGGGCAGCCCGGCGTGCAGATGGCGGCGGGTGCCATTTCGCCCATCATGGATGCGCCGGTGGGCGGCACAGGCAGCGCCACGATCCAGGCTGCCCAGGGCGGCGGCGGCGCGGGCGCGGCAGGTGGGGCTGGCAGCGGCGGTATGCCGGCAGGGGCTCCGGCCATCCCCGGCCTCTCCTCGCCTTTTCCGCCGGAAGGCGGTGGTGGTGGGGCCGCCGCCGGGCTGCCGGTCGCGCCGATCCGCATCGTGGCCGATGAGACGCAGAACGCGCTGATCGTCTATGCCAGCCAGTCCGACTGGCGGTTGGTGGAGCGCGCCGTGCTGGTGCTGGACCGCCCGCCCAGCCAGGTCGCCATCGACGCGGTGATCGCAGAAGTGACGCTGAACCAGGGACTGGAATACGGCCTTTCCTGGTTCTTCCGCTCCGGCCGCTTCAGCTTCAACCTCGCGAACAATGCCGCCGGCACGCCGGCACCGCTCTTTCCCGGCTTCAACATCCTCTATTCCGGCGGCGCCGACGCGGGCACGGTGCTGCAGGCGCTGGCGAGCCTGACGGATGTGCGCGTCATCTCCTCTCCACAGGTCATGGTGCTGTCCAACCAGACGGCGCGGCTGCGCGTCGGTGATTCCGTGCCGATCGTGACGCAGCAGGCCACCGGCACCGAAGGCGACGACCGCATCGTCAATTCCGTGACCATGCGCGATACCGGCGTGGCGCTGGACGTGACCCCACGGGTGAATTCCGTCGGCGGCGTGCTGCTCGATGTCGACCAGGATGTCTCCGACGCCGTGCAGACAACGACAAGTGGCATCGACAGCCCCACCATCCAGCAGCGCCGCCTGCGGACCGTGGTATCGGTCCCCTCGGGGGAGACGGTGGCCCTGGGCGGGCTGATCCGGGAAGCGGATTCCGAGACGCGCTCGGGCATTCCCTTCCTCGTCAATATCCCCGTGCTGCGCGAGCTGACGGGTGTCAGGAGCCGTGACCGGCGCCGGACCGAGTTGCTGGTGCTGCTCACGCCCCGCGTCGTGCAGAATACCGAGGAACTGCGCCGCTCGACGGAGGAACTGCGGCTGCGCATGCTCAACATGGCGCCTCGTGAGGAGAGGCGCGCGGTCCGCCACAATGCGACGCCCCCTCTCCGTTAG